The Mucilaginibacter sp. PAMB04168 genome contains the following window.
AAACCATATACCTGATGGGTGAAGAAGTTGCCGAATACAACGGCGCTTACAAAGTAAGCCAGGGTATGCTTGATGAATTTGGTGCTAAACGCATTATTGATACGCCTATCTCTGAGTTGGGTTTTGCCGGTATAGCTATTGGTTCGGCTATGAATGGCTTACGCCCTATAGTTGAATTCATGACGTTCAACTTCTCTTTGGTAGCTATTGACCAGATCATCAATGGTGCAGCTAAAATGATGAGCATGAGCGGCGGCCAGTTCTCGGTGCCAATCGTGTTCCGCGGCCCAACTGGTAACGCTGGTATGTTAAGCTCACAGCACAGCCAGTGTTTTGAAAACTGGTATGCTAACTGCCCGGGCTTAAAAGTGGTAGTACCGTCTAACCCGGCAGATGCCAAAGGTTTATTAAAATCGGCTATTATTGATCCAGATCCGGTTATTTTTATGGAATCGGAACTAATGTACGGTGATAAAGGCCCTGTTCCGGAAGAAACTTATTACACCCCGATAGGCAAAGCTGCTGTAACTAAAGAAGGTACTGATGTAACTTTGGTAGGTTTTGGCAAAATCATGAAAGTGGTTTACGCTGCTGCTGCCGAGTTGGAAAAAGAAGGAATCAGTGCTGAGGTAATAGACTTGCGTACAGTACGCCCTATCGATTACCCTACTATTATTGAATCGGTTAAAAAAACTAACCGTTTAGTATTGGTTGAAGAAAGCTGGCCATTAGGTTCAATAGCTACCGAGATTGCGTTTAAAGTACAAAAAGATGCCTTTGATTATCTTGATGCACCTATTCTACGCATTATGGGTGGCGACGTGCCCCTGCCATACGCACCAACACTTATCCAGGAGTACCTGCCAAATCCTGAGCGCGTAATTAAAGCGGTAAAAGAGGTTATGTACGTAACTAAG
Protein-coding sequences here:
- a CDS encoding pyruvate dehydrogenase complex E1 component subunit beta — encoded protein: MREIQFREALREAMSEEMRKDETIYLMGEEVAEYNGAYKVSQGMLDEFGAKRIIDTPISELGFAGIAIGSAMNGLRPIVEFMTFNFSLVAIDQIINGAAKMMSMSGGQFSVPIVFRGPTGNAGMLSSQHSQCFENWYANCPGLKVVVPSNPADAKGLLKSAIIDPDPVIFMESELMYGDKGPVPEETYYTPIGKAAVTKEGTDVTLVGFGKIMKVVYAAAAELEKEGISAEVIDLRTVRPIDYPTIIESVKKTNRLVLVEESWPLGSIATEIAFKVQKDAFDYLDAPILRIMGGDVPLPYAPTLIQEYLPNPERVIKAVKEVMYVTK